The nucleotide window TTCCTCGTAGCGCAGCGAGAAGGCCGTGGTCGCCATGAAGACCGGCGCGCCGTCGAGGTCGCTCGCCATGGCCGAGCCATGCGTGCCGATGAAAGAATCGAGGTCGGTTTCCGCATCCGCCTCGATCCATCGGCAGATCGAGAAGCGCGTCGGCTCGTAATCGATGGGTAGGCCGTACTCGGCCTGAAGCCGTTCCTTCAGCACGTCGAGCTGCAGCGCGCCGACGACGCCGACGATGGCTTGCGATCCGTCATGGGGTCGGAAGACCTGGACCACGCCCTCCTCGCCCATCTGCTGCAACGCCTCCCGCAGCTTCTTCGCCTTCATCGCATCGGTGAGCTTGATCCGGCGCAGGATCTCCGGTGCGAAGCTCGGCACGCCGCGGAAGACGATCTCTTCTCCCTCGGTGAGCGTGTCGCCGATGCGCAGGGTCCCGTGGTTGGGGATGCCGACGACGTCGCCCGCGAAGGCCTCGTCGGCGATGGCGCGGTCCTGCGCGAAGAAGAATTGCGGCGCCGAAAGCGACATCGGCTTGCCCGTGCGCACGAGCTTCGCCTTCATGCCACGGCTGAGCTTGCCCGAGCAGACGCGCATGAAGGCGATGCGGTCGCGGTGGTTGGGGTCCATGTTCGCCTGGATCTTGAACACGAAGCCCGTCATCTTCGGCTCGGTCGGCTCCACGAGACGCTTGTCGCAATCCTGGCCGCGAGGCGGCGGCGCGAAACGCGCGAGCCCGTCGATGAGATCGCGAACACCGAAATTGCGCAGGGCCGAGCCGAAGAAGACCGGCGTGAGGTGGCCTTCGCGAAACGCCTCCAGGTCGAAACGCTTCAGGCCGGATTCGGCGAGTTCCGCCTCCTCGCGCCATGTTTCCACCTCGCCCTCCTCCGTGAGAAGCTGGT belongs to Methylobacterium sp. 77 and includes:
- a CDS encoding peptide chain release factor 3, whose product is MLMQTEPKDVTGKDTADKAKDPVARRRTFAIISHPDAGKTTLTEKLLLFGGAIQLAGEVKAKRNRVSTRSDWMGIEKERGISVVTSVMTFEYGDCVFNLLDTPGHEDFSEDTYRTLTAVDSAVMVIDAAKGIEARTRKLFEVCRLRDIPIVTFINKLDRESRDPFELLDEIEKTLALDVAPVTWPIGRGRSFAGTYDLGNGRVRRLDAADDAGTVAVSGVGDPLFDQLLTEEGEVETWREEAELAESGLKRFDLEAFREGHLTPVFFGSALRNFGVRDLIDGLARFAPPPRGQDCDKRLVEPTEPKMTGFVFKIQANMDPNHRDRIAFMRVCSGKLSRGMKAKLVRTGKPMSLSAPQFFFAQDRAIADEAFAGDVVGIPNHGTLRIGDTLTEGEEIVFRGVPSFAPEILRRIKLTDAMKAKKLREALQQMGEEGVVQVFRPHDGSQAIVGVVGALQLDVLKERLQAEYGLPIDYEPTRFSICRWIEADAETDLDSFIGTHGSAMASDLDGAPVFMATTAFSLRYEEERAPKVRFTDIKDYQKRAV